A part of Helicobacter himalayensis genomic DNA contains:
- a CDS encoding YggT family protein gives MLAVFLESLVSVINIALNLYIFVLIAAVLISWVRPDPYNPIVQVLYRLSEPLFSRVRRIMRTNFGGLDLAPLIVILALEFINILLVKSVPLLIQGL, from the coding sequence ATGCTAGCGGTGTTTTTGGAATCTCTTGTGAGTGTGATAAATATCGCGCTTAATTTGTATATTTTTGTGCTTATTGCTGCGGTGTTAATAAGCTGGGTGCGTCCTGATCCTTATAATCCAATCGTGCAAGTGCTCTACCGCCTAAGTGAGCCGCTTTTTTCGCGTGTGCGTAGGATTATGCGGACAAATTTTGGCGGGCTTGATTTAGCGCCACTTATTGTGATTTTGGCGTTAGAATTTATCAATATTTTACTTGTCAAAAGCGTACCTTTGCTTATACAGGGACTATAA
- a CDS encoding class I SAM-dependent methyltransferase, whose product MQCKICKQETQVAFSAKILGRYDEAFYKCAHCGFLSAGEAYWLDEAYEEAINISDTGIVARNLYLYKVVVCVAYFFFGFRNFLNGGGQNTTSQVSQNKHSLTNPYTSQTLKQKILLDFGGGTGLLVRLLRDSGIEAFWEDKYCQNIFARGFEWRSDNPRLFALDSVIQETLSKQKMRPPELATSFEVFEHLPNPLEEIESMLSRAPNLLFSTELLPSFIPESSGQNAWWYYGFAHGQHISFYSYESLAFIAKKRGLYFYSYGGLHLFSSKKINPLAFKLVIKLAGRGLFLWVKKRLGSKTMSDSLALLD is encoded by the coding sequence ATGCAGTGTAAAATTTGCAAACAAGAAACACAAGTCGCTTTTAGTGCAAAAATTTTAGGACGCTATGATGAGGCATTTTATAAATGTGCGCATTGCGGATTTTTGAGTGCTGGGGAGGCATATTGGCTAGATGAGGCGTATGAAGAAGCGATTAATATTTCAGATACAGGTATAGTTGCGCGGAATCTCTATTTGTATAAAGTTGTTGTATGTGTAGCATATTTTTTCTTTGGTTTTAGAAATTTCCTTAACGGGGGGGGGCAAAATACCACTTCACAAGTTTCTCAAAATAAACATTCTCTAACAAATCCCTACACTTCACAAACTCTCAAACAAAAAATTTTGCTAGATTTTGGCGGCGGCACTGGATTGCTTGTGCGATTATTGCGCGATAGCGGGATTGAGGCATTTTGGGAGGATAAATATTGTCAGAATATTTTTGCGCGAGGCTTTGAGTGGAGGAGTGATAATCCGCGATTATTTGCGCTAGATTCTGTTATTCAAGAAACATTATCAAAACAAAAAATGCGCCCACCAGAGCTTGCTACAAGTTTTGAGGTATTTGAGCATTTGCCAAATCCGCTCGAAGAGATAGAATCTATGCTTTCACGCGCGCCAAATCTACTCTTTTCTACTGAGCTTTTACCCTCATTTATTCCAGAATCTAGCGGGCAAAATGCGTGGTGGTATTATGGTTTTGCGCACGGACAGCATATTAGCTTTTATTCTTATGAGAGTTTGGCATTTATCGCTAAGAAACGAGGCTTATATTTTTACTCTTATGGTGGTTTGCATCTTTTTAGCAGTAAAAAAATTAACCCGCTTGCCTTTAAGCTTGTGATAAAGCTTGCGGGAAGGGGATTGTTTTTGTGGGTGAAAAAAAGATTAGGAAGTAAGACAATGAGCGATAGTCTCGCTCTTTTGGACTAG
- a CDS encoding metallophosphoesterase gives MDTTLSPFQMQNFYFPAIGIVAFALLHFYMYKALLKNLATTPLFKAFWLGFSVLNMLGCGLYFIFMHTGLGSQAAYFLMSLAVGMAFCLFIITLLYQICSLAILGVEPKHKRARARFWLKRAMGILALIFIIYGVVNGVQKPKVREMEVQIAGLQNGLKAVQLSDLHIGGIIESSRVKDIVERVNALEPDVIFLTGDIVDSKLANVVSAVDELAHLRARYGVYYVLGNHEYFHEVKEILQKMRDFGFIVLENDTHILQTESSQILIAGIRDLVGVRAAFSALELQPDVRGTLFQALEQGAELDSHTPIILLSHQPKVIEELESISLEEPELTKNIALILSGHTHGGQIFPFSLLVLLQQPHIKGLFDVQNLPNTKLYINQGTGYWGPPMRVGSESEITLLHLKPKS, from the coding sequence ATGGATACGACACTTTCGCCATTTCAAATGCAAAATTTTTATTTCCCAGCTATTGGCATTGTGGCATTTGCACTCTTACATTTTTATATGTATAAAGCACTTTTAAAAAACCTTGCTACTACGCCACTTTTCAAGGCATTTTGGCTGGGCTTTAGCGTGTTAAATATGCTTGGCTGTGGTTTGTATTTTATTTTTATGCACACAGGACTTGGTTCGCAAGCTGCGTATTTTTTGATGTCGCTTGCAGTGGGTATGGCGTTTTGCTTATTTATTATTACTTTGCTTTATCAAATCTGCTCGCTTGCAATTCTTGGTGTAGAGCCAAAACATAAGCGTGCTAGAGCGCGTTTTTGGCTGAAAAGAGCGATGGGGATTTTAGCGCTTATTTTTATTATTTATGGCGTTGTCAATGGCGTGCAAAAGCCAAAAGTGCGAGAAATGGAGGTGCAAATTGCAGGGTTACAAAATGGGCTAAAAGCTGTGCAGTTAAGCGATTTGCATATCGGAGGCATTATAGAATCTTCGCGTGTCAAAGATATTGTAGAGCGCGTGAATGCGCTAGAGCCTGATGTGATTTTTCTCACCGGCGATATTGTAGATTCTAAGCTTGCAAATGTGGTGAGTGCTGTTGATGAGTTGGCGCATTTGCGTGCGCGCTATGGCGTGTATTATGTGCTTGGCAATCACGAGTATTTCCACGAGGTGAAAGAGATTTTACAAAAAATGCGCGATTTTGGCTTTATCGTGCTTGAAAACGATACGCATATTTTGCAGACAGAATCTTCACAGATTCTCATCGCTGGCATTAGGGATTTAGTCGGTGTGCGCGCGGCATTTAGCGCGCTAGAGTTGCAACCTGATGTGCGCGGGACTTTGTTTCAAGCCTTAGAGCAAGGCGCAGAGCTAGATTCTCATACACCTATAATTTTGCTCTCCCATCAACCAAAGGTCATTGAGGAGCTAGAATCTATTAGCCTTGAAGAGCCAGAGCTTACAAAAAATATCGCGCTTATTTTAAGCGGACACACGCACGGCGGGCAGATTTTCCCATTTTCGCTTCTTGTGCTTTTGCAGCAGCCGCATATAAAAGGGCTTTTTGATGTGCAAAATTTACCAAACACAAAGCTTTACATTAATCAAGGTACGGGCTATTGGGGACCACCTATGCGTGTAGGAAGTGAATCTGAAATCACGCTTTTGCATCTTAAGCCCAAATCTTAG
- a CDS encoding ABC transporter permease translates to MKKTALKNVYWRIGAIALFGAFLILWEFLSKDSYELNPQSAIPPISVVFAKFLELLGEGVLLSAITDSLERFFLGLFIGGALGSALGLILGRFEKMEILLEPFIQLFRPISPIAWLPIIALWLGIGNAGAVFIIAYAVFFPVLALCIAGVRQINPTLLAMAKNFGAKEWQITKDIILPGAFVHIASGLKLAASVAWIQLVAAEMLGIQSGLGYLVADGRNLLETDMVIVAMIWIGILGYGIYLLFGAIEYGILKILGVR, encoded by the coding sequence ATGAAAAAAACCGCATTGAAAAATGTTTATTGGCGTATTGGCGCAATCGCGCTTTTTGGCGCATTTTTGATTCTGTGGGAATTTTTAAGCAAAGATTCTTATGAGCTTAATCCCCAAAGTGCGATTCCGCCTATAAGTGTGGTGTTTGCAAAGTTTTTGGAATTGCTTGGTGAAGGTGTTTTGTTGAGTGCAATTACAGATTCTTTGGAGCGATTTTTCTTAGGGCTTTTTATTGGTGGTGCGTTAGGAAGTGCTTTGGGGCTGATTTTGGGGCGCTTTGAAAAAATGGAGATTTTGCTTGAGCCTTTCATTCAGCTTTTTCGTCCCATTTCGCCTATCGCGTGGTTGCCTATTATCGCGTTGTGGCTTGGCATTGGCAATGCTGGGGCTGTATTCATCATCGCGTATGCGGTGTTTTTCCCGGTTTTGGCGCTTTGTATTGCGGGTGTAAGGCAGATTAATCCCACACTTTTAGCAATGGCAAAAAACTTTGGTGCAAAAGAGTGGCAAATCACAAAAGACATTATTTTGCCCGGTGCTTTTGTTCATATCGCAAGTGGGCTAAAACTCGCAGCTTCTGTGGCGTGGATACAGCTTGTCGCAGCAGAAATGCTAGGCATTCAAAGCGGACTAGGCTACCTTGTGGCTGATGGGCGCAATTTATTAGAAACAGATATGGTCATTGTGGCAATGATTTGGATAGGGATTTTAGGCTATGGAATCTATCTACTTTTTGGTGCAATAGAATATGGAATCTTAAAAATACTAGGAGTGCGATGA
- a CDS encoding rhodanese-like domain-containing protein: MSENSLKGKNNLSLAKPIYPQDIAQGRLSEFKVFDIRDKSDYDSAHIRESRNFSNAQDIYQYALQNKNVKILLVCYSGHTASVVGTRLVEAGCENIYYFDDYFTHFELLGLLNTQQES; this comes from the coding sequence ATGTCTGAAAATTCTCTAAAAGGAAAAAATAATCTTTCACTTGCTAAGCCAATCTATCCGCAGGATATTGCGCAGGGGCGACTTTCAGAGTTCAAAGTCTTTGATATTCGCGATAAAAGTGATTATGACTCCGCGCACATTAGAGAATCTCGCAATTTTTCAAACGCTCAAGATATTTATCAATATGCGCTTCAAAATAAAAATGTAAAAATCCTTCTTGTGTGTTATAGCGGGCATACAGCAAGTGTGGTTGGAACGCGCTTAGTAGAGGCGGGGTGTGAGAATATCTATTATTTTGACGATTATTTCACGCATTTTGAGCTTTTGGGGCTTTTGAATACGCAACAAGAAAGCTAA
- a CDS encoding OsmC family protein, producing MSNQKPVATSCTRLDPIDKAGLEALIKDGKANPDVIKTLKCKTVAEGRFRHANYIRNLPAYIVDEPPTLLGDDTAPNPSEAVLAALGSCLAVGIHANAIAQDIVITKLELELEGDLNITAVWGTGDLSKDKPLGFTQVRVKVNLESNASKQKQDELIAHATKYSPVANTILRAVDLDIQ from the coding sequence ATGAGTAATCAAAAACCAGTAGCAACGAGTTGCACGAGATTAGACCCGATTGATAAGGCAGGATTGGAAGCTTTGATAAAAGATGGTAAAGCAAATCCAGATGTGATAAAAACACTCAAATGTAAAACCGTGGCAGAGGGGCGATTTCGTCACGCAAACTATATCCGCAACCTTCCAGCTTACATTGTCGATGAGCCACCAACCTTGCTTGGTGATGATACTGCGCCAAATCCTAGCGAAGCGGTATTGGCGGCACTTGGAAGCTGTCTAGCTGTGGGGATTCACGCAAATGCAATCGCACAAGATATTGTCATCACAAAGCTTGAATTAGAGTTGGAAGGTGATTTGAATATTACCGCTGTTTGGGGCACAGGCGATCTTTCAAAAGACAAGCCATTAGGTTTTACTCAAGTGCGCGTAAAGGTGAATTTGGAATCTAATGCTTCAAAACAGAAGCAAGATGAGCTCATCGCGCACGCGACGAAGTATTCCCCAGTGGCAAACACTATCTTGCGCGCGGTAGATTTGGATATACAATAA
- a CDS encoding ferritin-like domain-containing protein: MRKDFFSTLYELLNMSDFGTLKECFSHFYEDFKQGNILLDSQFIESNTYKPQPFNTENSLPSKDFGALKLCKAKVLSPLKIRRPKHAATPQQSAKILHSIAHIESSAIILALDAAYRFKNMPLEFYADWLEVASEEIAHFELLEGLLNEIGYKYGDFNVHNGLFDALSASERSLKIRMGVVHRGLEAKGLDANPFVLEKLAQTPLSIHSKIKEVFHIILRDEVGHVEKGDKWWKYALQNEGICTQNAQIDAFSALCEEFWRFKLCGKVLNSQERLKAGFSKE; this comes from the coding sequence ATGAGAAAAGATTTTTTTAGCACACTTTATGAACTCCTAAATATGAGCGATTTTGGCACGCTCAAAGAATGCTTTTCGCATTTTTACGAGGATTTTAAGCAGGGCAACATTCTTTTAGATTCACAATTTATAGAATCTAATACTTACAAACCCCAGCCCTTTAACACAGAAAATTCACTTCCAAGCAAGGATTTTGGCGCGCTCAAACTTTGCAAAGCTAAAGTCCTAAGTCCGCTAAAAATCCGCCGTCCAAAGCACGCCGCCACACCCCAGCAAAGTGCGAAAATCTTGCATTCCATAGCACACATAGAATCTAGCGCGATTATCCTAGCCCTTGATGCGGCGTATAGATTTAAAAATATGCCTTTAGAGTTTTACGCTGATTGGCTAGAGGTGGCGAGCGAGGAGATAGCGCATTTTGAGCTTTTGGAGGGACTTTTAAATGAGATTGGCTACAAGTATGGGGATTTTAACGTGCATAATGGGCTTTTTGATGCACTAAGCGCAAGTGAAAGAAGTCTAAAAATCCGTATGGGTGTGGTGCATAGAGGCTTAGAAGCAAAAGGATTGGATGCAAATCCTTTTGTATTAGAAAAGCTTGCACAAACACCACTATCGATACATTCGAAGATAAAAGAGGTATTTCATATCATCTTGCGCGATGAAGTGGGGCACGTGGAAAAAGGTGATAAGTGGTGGAAATACGCCTTGCAAAATGAGGGGATTTGCACGCAAAATGCGCAAATTGATGCCTTTAGCGCGCTGTGCGAGGAATTTTGGCGTTTCAAACTTTGTGGCAAAGTGCTAAACTCACAAGAGCGCCTAAAGGCTGGATTTAGCAAAGAATAA
- a CDS encoding homoserine O-succinyltransferase has protein sequence MPLIVPENIPAFSILQKWAFVMGNKRALSQDIRPLRVLICNLMPTKIETENQILSLLGNSALQVEITLLATESYVGKNTPLNHLERFYVNFKDIKHTRFDGAIVTGAPIEHLDFESVKYWRELVEIMDFLKESCTSTMYLCWGAMAGLYHFYGIEKIARKSKLFGVFPHLQKNQDVLLGGLDDLVLMPHSRHSHINEKRVAQENALSVLLQGKQSGISVLKDSKDIFILGHPEYARETLLGEYERDRAKGLEIAVPKNYLKNGKPVFLWRSSASVIFTNWLNFYVYQNTPYEL, from the coding sequence ATGCCTTTAATTGTGCCTGAAAATATCCCAGCTTTTTCTATTTTACAAAAATGGGCTTTTGTGATGGGGAATAAAAGAGCGCTAAGTCAAGACATACGCCCTTTGCGTGTGCTGATTTGCAATCTTATGCCAACAAAGATAGAGACAGAAAACCAGATTCTCTCTCTTCTTGGCAATTCTGCCTTGCAAGTGGAAATCACGCTACTTGCGACCGAAAGCTATGTGGGTAAAAACACGCCACTAAACCATTTGGAGCGTTTTTATGTAAATTTTAAGGATATTAAGCACACGCGCTTTGATGGTGCGATTGTGACAGGCGCGCCTATTGAGCATTTAGACTTTGAGAGTGTGAAATACTGGCGGGAGTTGGTAGAGATTATGGATTTTTTAAAAGAATCTTGCACAAGCACAATGTATCTTTGCTGGGGAGCGATGGCGGGTTTATACCACTTTTATGGCATTGAAAAAATCGCGCGTAAAAGCAAACTTTTTGGCGTTTTTCCACATTTGCAAAAGAACCAAGATGTGCTGTTAGGCGGACTTGATGATTTGGTGTTGATGCCACATTCTAGGCATTCTCATATCAATGAAAAGCGAGTGGCGCAAGAAAATGCGCTTAGTGTGCTTTTACAAGGAAAGCAAAGCGGGATAAGTGTGCTTAAAGATTCTAAAGATATTTTTATCTTAGGACACCCAGAATACGCGCGCGAAACGCTTTTGGGCGAGTATGAAAGAGATAGGGCAAAGGGATTAGAAATCGCTGTGCCAAAAAACTATCTCAAAAATGGCAAACCTGTGTTTTTGTGGCGAAGTAGCGCGAGTGTGATTTTTACTAACTGGCTAAATTTTTATGTTTATCAAAATACGCCTTATGAATTATAG
- a CDS encoding ABC transporter substrate-binding protein yields the protein MDRRTFFYHGGALLSSFGLRALGGGIGVGAFSFLNAKDSQFSAPKIGYLPITDHLVVIAKELQNANFIPLKFSSWADLSEALRAGAIDGAFILTPLALKLKSQGVAIKALFAAHRNGSALVVKKGLLQDLEKSAQIKHNPALLKGKKIAIPSRFSTHYLLLGELLAQANLNPRDVNLIDMAPPEMLSALSNGSIDGFIVAEPFCFAAQTRKLADVFALSKDISNNHICCVLTFNENLISTRTNEVQALSKAFLQTAHFIKENPAKAAQLSKKFLGQKVELIASLLEQDRRVVYENLKLTQNDLDKTIEDIKRFEVGVFDVKFEEFVDSRFVDIALASNQK from the coding sequence ATGGACAGAAGAACATTTTTTTACCACGGCGGTGCGCTACTTTCATCATTTGGATTGCGTGCATTAGGTGGTGGCATAGGAGTTGGCGCGTTTAGTTTTTTGAATGCTAAAGATTCTCAATTTAGCGCACCAAAAATTGGGTATTTGCCTATTACGGATCATTTGGTGGTGATTGCAAAGGAGCTTCAAAATGCAAATTTCATACCTCTCAAATTTTCTTCGTGGGCGGATTTAAGCGAGGCATTGCGCGCTGGGGCGATTGATGGGGCATTTATCCTCACACCTTTGGCGCTCAAGCTCAAATCTCAAGGCGTGGCGATAAAAGCGCTTTTTGCCGCGCATAGGAACGGCTCGGCGTTGGTTGTCAAAAAGGGGCTTTTGCAAGATTTAGAAAAAAGTGCGCAAATTAAGCACAATCCTGCTTTATTAAAAGGCAAGAAAATTGCAATTCCTAGCAGATTCTCAACACATTATCTCTTACTTGGCGAGCTTTTAGCGCAGGCAAATCTTAACCCAAGAGATGTGAATCTCATCGATATGGCGCCACCAGAGATGCTCTCCGCCCTTAGCAATGGTAGCATTGATGGCTTTATCGTGGCAGAACCCTTTTGTTTTGCGGCACAGACGCGCAAGCTTGCTGATGTTTTTGCGCTTTCAAAAGATATTAGTAACAATCACATTTGCTGTGTGCTAACATTCAATGAAAATCTCATCTCCACGCGCACAAATGAGGTGCAGGCTTTGAGCAAGGCATTTTTGCAAACTGCGCATTTTATTAAGGAGAATCCAGCCAAAGCAGCGCAACTTAGTAAAAAGTTCCTAGGGCAAAAGGTTGAGCTCATTGCTTCGCTTTTAGAGCAAGATAGGCGCGTGGTGTATGAGAATCTTAAGCTCACGCAAAATGACTTAGACAAAACCATTGAGGATATTAAACGTTTTGAAGTGGGTGTATTTGATGTGAAGTTTGAAGAGTTTGTGGATTCTCGCTTTGTGGATATAGCCCTTGCGAGCAATCAAAAATAG
- a CDS encoding acyl-CoA dehydrogenase encodes MSVQINALDSELFQNALVSLKGERAKIHNGSYPSEILHAFGEAGLYASFAKNGVKGLQEALLSVQKVSESCGNSGFCVWCHQALLWYLLNSTNKTSAQKELFSKLASGEILGGTGLSNPLKAFVGLDKMRLSAKRVKGGFVINGTLAWVSNLASRHYFAFIAEVEEDSKDSQTLDSQTPKQGGRILDSNQPKNVEYGRVAEPSGIYFREGDTINGIDSQTTKQGDRILDSNQPKNADLPKPKECIMALACCQGALSLKPTTPFCALEGSGTYATQFRDYFVSDEMVLANPASAMIPKINAGFVLLQCGMGLGMSEGAIRATQRNCYNKARLQTLCVQKEKLEQRVLKLAQNPYTKDAFNASLRVKLAIIKLLNELVTLCILHNGASGYFQGAFASKLLLESAFFGIVSPSQGHIQKILEATS; translated from the coding sequence ATGTCCGTGCAGATAAACGCTCTAGATTCCGAGCTTTTTCAAAATGCGCTTGTAAGCTTAAAAGGTGAGCGCGCAAAAATCCACAACGGAAGCTATCCTAGCGAAATTTTACACGCATTTGGCGAGGCTGGACTGTATGCGTCCTTTGCCAAAAATGGCGTAAAAGGCTTGCAAGAAGCGTTGCTTAGCGTGCAAAAAGTTTCAGAATCTTGCGGAAATAGTGGCTTTTGCGTGTGGTGTCATCAAGCGCTTTTGTGGTATTTGCTAAATTCTACGAATAAAACTAGCGCGCAAAAAGAGCTTTTCTCAAAGCTTGCAAGCGGGGAAATACTCGGTGGCACAGGGCTTTCAAATCCACTCAAAGCCTTTGTGGGGCTAGATAAAATGCGTTTAAGCGCAAAGCGCGTTAAGGGTGGATTTGTCATCAATGGCACTTTAGCGTGGGTGTCAAATCTCGCATCTAGACATTATTTTGCCTTTATTGCGGAAGTGGAAGAGGATTCTAAGGATTCTCAAACGCTAGATTCTCAAACACCCAAACAAGGTGGCAGAATCTTAGATTCTAATCAACCAAAAAACGTTGAATATGGGCGCGTAGCGGAGCCGAGCGGAATTTACTTCCGCGAAGGTGATACAATTAATGGAATAGATTCTCAAACCACCAAACAAGGCGACAGAATCTTAGATTCTAATCAACCAAAAAACGCCGATTTGCCAAAGCCTAAAGAGTGTATTATGGCACTGGCGTGCTGTCAGGGCGCGCTTAGTTTGAAGCCAACCACGCCTTTTTGCGCGCTGGAAGGTTCTGGGACTTATGCTACGCAGTTTAGGGATTATTTTGTGAGTGATGAAATGGTGCTAGCAAACCCGGCAAGTGCGATGATTCCAAAGATTAATGCAGGATTTGTGCTGTTGCAGTGTGGTATGGGGCTAGGTATGAGTGAGGGCGCGATAAGGGCTACGCAGAGGAACTGCTACAATAAGGCGCGCCTACAAACGCTATGTGTGCAAAAAGAAAAGCTCGAACAAAGAGTGCTGAAGCTCGCGCAAAATCCTTACACAAAGGACGCTTTTAATGCGTCATTGCGCGTGAAGCTTGCTATTATCAAGCTTTTAAATGAGTTAGTTACGCTTTGTATTTTGCATAATGGTGCTAGCGGGTATTTTCAAGGCGCATTTGCAAGCAAACTTCTTTTGGAATCTGCATTTTTTGGGATTGTAAGCCCAAGTCAAGGGCACATACAAAAGATTTTGGAAGCTACTTCTTAA
- a CDS encoding ABC transporter ATP-binding protein encodes MSAIIQINDCSKSFGAQKVLDSINLDIQKGEFITLLGASGCGKSTLLNLIGGFESFDSGEIIIENTRYTKQCTSKNCIKIFQDYALLEWKSALENVMFAQQAQGTEKKLAKKRAQEYLELTHLQGFENHYPRELSGGQKQRVALARALSVQPKILLLDEPFSALDNFTRNSLQEELLKISKDLGATFIFVTHDIEEAIFLGSRVIVLSPVRKSVIADIEVNINKSERNSLEFLNLKREIAWLLKAHRFSLEYVI; translated from the coding sequence ATGAGCGCGATTATACAAATAAATGATTGTTCAAAAAGCTTTGGTGCTCAAAAGGTGCTAGATTCTATAAATTTAGACATACAAAAGGGCGAGTTTATCACGCTTCTTGGGGCAAGTGGTTGCGGTAAAAGCACTCTGCTTAATCTTATTGGTGGATTTGAGAGCTTTGATAGCGGGGAAATTATCATCGAAAATACGCGCTACACAAAGCAATGCACATCAAAAAATTGTATAAAAATTTTTCAAGACTACGCGCTTTTAGAATGGAAAAGCGCACTTGAAAATGTGATGTTTGCCCAGCAAGCGCAAGGCACGGAGAAAAAGCTTGCAAAAAAGCGCGCGCAAGAATATTTGGAACTCACGCATTTGCAAGGCTTTGAAAATCACTATCCACGCGAGCTAAGTGGCGGGCAAAAACAACGCGTGGCTTTAGCGCGTGCTTTAAGCGTGCAACCAAAAATCTTGCTACTTGATGAGCCTTTTAGCGCGCTTGATAATTTTACGCGCAATTCTCTGCAAGAGGAGCTTTTGAAAATTTCAAAAGATCTTGGCGCGACTTTTATTTTTGTCACACACGACATTGAGGAGGCGATATTTTTAGGTTCGCGTGTGATTGTGCTTTCCCCTGTACGCAAAAGCGTGATTGCTGATATTGAAGTAAATATCAATAAAAGCGAGCGCAATAGTTTGGAGTTTTTGAATCTCAAGCGTGAGATTGCGTGGCTTTTAAAAGCGCATAGATTCTCGCTTGAATATGTGATTTAA
- a CDS encoding 3'-5' exonuclease, with translation MSSKTAISANTLKGFNELLNKLCVMPLEKNVFESHLQNIGGFFSDLDTQREILRAFGFPIIESEDKVFLSTKNLRLNEANFCFVDIETTGAKAHEHEIIEIGALKYRNGEVIECFESFIYAPFVPQEITHLTGISAKDLQNAPRADEILARFRLFLQDCIFVAHNVNFDYEFLNVSFQKHNLPGLLCPKLCTIELARKSILSPRYALSFLNTFLGINTPTSHRAYADAFTCLEVYKIASLCLPDSVKSVQDLIDFSKGRKQIL, from the coding sequence ATGAGTTCGAAAACTGCTATTTCCGCGAATACGCTTAAGGGCTTTAACGAGCTACTTAACAAGCTTTGTGTTATGCCACTTGAAAAAAATGTATTTGAAAGTCATTTGCAAAATATTGGCGGGTTTTTTAGTGATTTAGACACGCAGCGTGAGATTCTGCGCGCGTTTGGATTCCCTATTATTGAGAGCGAAGATAAGGTTTTTTTAAGCACGAAAAATCTTCGTTTAAATGAGGCGAACTTTTGCTTTGTGGATATTGAAACCACAGGCGCAAAAGCGCACGAGCACGAGATTATCGAAATTGGCGCGTTAAAATACAGAAATGGAGAGGTGATTGAGTGCTTTGAGAGCTTTATTTACGCACCTTTTGTACCACAAGAGATTACACATTTAACCGGCATTAGCGCTAAAGATTTACAAAATGCTCCGCGCGCAGATGAGATTCTAGCGCGATTTCGGCTGTTTTTGCAGGATTGCATTTTTGTAGCGCATAATGTGAATTTTGACTATGAATTTTTAAATGTGAGCTTTCAAAAGCATAATCTCCCGGGGTTGCTATGTCCTAAGCTTTGCACAATCGAGCTAGCGCGTAAAAGCATTCTTTCTCCGCGTTATGCGCTAAGTTTTTTAAATACTTTTTTAGGCATCAACACCCCAACAAGCCATCGCGCATATGCTGATGCATTCACTTGCCTAGAAGTGTATAAAATCGCTTCTTTATGCCTGCCAGATTCTGTAAAAAGCGTGCAGGATTTGATTGATTTTAGCAAAGGACGCAAGCAGATTTTGTGA